Proteins from a single region of Oncorhynchus keta strain PuntledgeMale-10-30-2019 chromosome 20, Oket_V2, whole genome shotgun sequence:
- the tmem65 gene encoding transmembrane protein 65 isoform X4 codes for MGTLGRNEPREPLNSPKRAKEFIYSLHPKERKCLLKELQSFESIAIAQDSEVSSCTSQLRGQSETPEGEVGLQETHEASPLTRAQIKYVLLHNAIPFIGFGFLDNAIMIAAGTQIELSIGVTFGLSTMAAAALGNLVSDLAGLGLAGYVEVLASRLGMQVPDLTPKQADMWQTRVSSHMGKGIGVTIGCILGMFPLLFLGDDEDESKKKEAHTNTTDS; via the exons ATGGGAACGCTCGGACGCAACGAGCCGCGGGAACCCCTAAACTCTCCGAAAAGAGCGAAAGAATTCATCTACAGCCTTCACCCCAAAGAAAGAAAATGCTTGCTGAAAGAACTGCAGAGCTTTGAATCCATAGCTATAGCTCAAG ACTCTGAGGTGTCCAGCTGCACAAGCCAGTTGCGTGGCCAGAGTGAGACAcctgaaggagaagtggggttaCAGG AGACTCACGAGGCTTCACCGCTTACTCGAGCTCAGATCAAATACG TGCTTCTACACAATGCGATCCCCTTTATTGGTTTTGGCTTTCTGGACAATGCCATCATGATTGCAGCA GGAACCCAGATTGAGTTGTCTATAGGTGTCACCTTTGGATTATCTACCATGGCAG CTGCAGCTCTTGGGAACCTAGTGTCAGACCTGGCTGGACTTGG TCTTGCCGGATACGTGGAGGTCTTAGCCTCCAGGCTAGGGATGCAGGTTCCTGACCTCACACCCAAGCAGGCGGACATGTGGCAGACCAGGGTTAGCTCCCACATG GGAAAAGGCATTGGAGTCACAATCGGATGCATTCTCGGAATGTTCCCTCTGTTATTCCTAGGGGATGATGAGGATGAGAGCAAGAAAAAAGAAGCACACACCAACACCACAGACTCTTAA
- the rnf139 gene encoding E3 ubiquitin-protein ligase RNF139 isoform X2, which yields MASANVRIGQQALTVLDVAFRVPCIFIIDAIFNSYYDPGSGWAGTASKILIRVMGIVVSSVVLVLSQKALFKFYTLFFAVLLGVVAVLINYYAISHIDFYSAYYKAALGFRLVPRNGPTLWLGMAVVQLLFGMGYVVLLNIQSVFAALVVLDVMIPLWGLIIELPVDVRQLVAVASGLALALTTAVCLALKLKWFYYSCRYVYLLVRHMYRIYGLQLLVEDTWKRIRFPDVLRVFWLTRMTAQAIILVYVVKVVRHESGEHSYLTWDVFWDLFSNLIISGCDSTLTVLGMSAVISSIAHYLGLSILAFIGSTEEEDKRLGFVAPVLFFILALQTGLSGLDPEERLVRLSRNMCLLLTAILHFIHGMTDPVLMSLGASHVSSFRRHFPVLLVSLCLFVLPVVLSYTLWHRYALNTWLFAVTAFCVELCLKVVVSLTVYALFMVDGYYNVLWEKLDDYVYCVRSTGNVIEFVFGVIMFGNGAYTMMFEAGSKIRACMMCLHAYFNIYLQAKNGWKTFINRRTAVKKINSLPEVKGGQLRNIEDVCAICYQEFATSARITPCQHYFHALCLRKWLYIQDTCPMCHQKVYIEEEAQDRVPFNNNGYVAPGGDLDQFAEPGGAEAAAAAGMLLVVCLLFC from the exons GTATCGTGGTCTCCAGTGTGGTCCTGGTGTTGTCCCAGAAGGCCCTATTCAAGTTCTACACGCTATTCTTCGCTGTGCTCCTGGGAGTGGTGGCGGTTCTTATCAACTACTACGCCATATCTCACATAGACTTCTACAGCGCCTACTACAAAGCAGCGCTGGGCTTTAGACTCGTACCACGAAACGGGCCCACCCTGTGGTTGGGCATGGCCGTGGTGCAACTCCTTTTCGGCATGGGCTATGTGGTGCTGCTAAACATTCAGTCTGTGTTTGCTGCTCTTGTGGTCCTGGATGTTATGATTCCGCTGTGGGGGCTCATCATCGAGCTTCCCGTGGACGTACGGCAACTGGTAGCGGTGGCCTCGGgcctggctctggctctgaccACGGCTGTGTGCCTAGCCCTTAAGCTCAAGTGGTTCTACTACTCCTGCCGCTACGTCTACCTGCTGGTGCGCCACATGTACCGCATCTACGGGCTGCAGCTTCTGGTGGAGGACACCTGGAAGAGGATACGCTTCCCGGACGTGCTGCGTGTCTTCTGGCTCACACGCATGACAGCGCAGGCCATCATCCTGGTCTACGTAGTCAAGGTGGTGCGGCACGAGAGCGGTGAACACAGCTACCTGACGTGGGACGTCTTCTGGGACCTGTTCAGCAACCTTATCATCAGCGGCTGCGACTCTACACTGACCGTGTTGGGCATGAGTGCCGTCATCTCGTCCATCGCCCACTACCTGGGCCTCAGCATCCTGGCATTCATCGGCTCCACCGAGGAAGAGGACAAGCGGCTGGGCTTCGTGGCGCCCGTTCTTTTCTTCATCCTGGCCCTGCAAACGGGCCTGAGTGGTCTGGACCCTGAGGAACGGCTGGTGCGGCTCAGCCGCAACATGTGCCTTCTGCTGACTGCCATCCTCCACTTCATCCATGGCATGACGGACCCCGTGCTCATGTCGCTGGGTGCCTCGCACGTCTCCTCCTTCCGCCGCCACTTCCCGGTCCTGCTGGTATCGCTCTGCCTCTTCGTGCTGCCTGTTGTGCTCAGCTACACCCTGTGGCACCGCTACGCCCTCAACACCTGGCTGTTCGCCGTCACAGCCTTCTGCGTGGAGCTCTGCCTCAAGGTGGTGGTGTCGCTGACGGTCTACGCCCTGTTTATGGTGGATGGCTACTACAACGTGCTGTGGGAGAAGCTGGACGACTACGTCTACTGCGTGCGCTCCACAGGCAACGTCATCGAGTTTGTCTTTGGCGTCATCATGTTTGGAAACGGCGCCTACACCATGATGTTCGAGGCGGGCAGCAAGATCCGCGCCTGCATGATGTGCCTCCATGCCTACTTCAACATCTACCTGCAGGCCAAGAACGGCTGGAAGACCTTCATCAACCGCCGTACGGCTGTCAAGAAGATCAACTCCCTGCCGGAGGTGAAGGGTGGCCAGCTGCGCAACATCGAGGACGTCTGCGCCATATGCTACCAGGAGTTTGCCACGTCGGCACGTATCACGCCGTGCCAACACTACTTCCACGCACTCTGCCTCCGTAAGTGGCTCTACATCCAGGACACGTGTCCCATGTGCCACCAGAAGGTGTACATTGAGGAGGAGGCCCAGGACAGGGTGCCCTTCAACAACAACGGCTACGTGGCGCCAGGCGGGGACCTGGACCAGTTTGCAGAGCCCGGCGGGGCAGAGGCTGCAGCAGCCGCAG GGATGCTGTTGGTCGTGTGTTTGCTGTTTTGCTGA
- the tmem65 gene encoding transmembrane protein 65 isoform X1 produces the protein MFKLCLQIALRPTIPTRAVLESVTVRKVLKVSHLQSCWMGTLGRNEPREPLNSPKRAKEFIYSLHPKERKCLLKELQSFESIAIAQDSEVSSCTSQLRGQSETPEGEVGLQETHEASPLTRAQIKYVLLHNAIPFIGFGFLDNAIMIAAGTQIELSIGVTFGLSTMAAAALGNLVSDLAGLGLAGYVEVLASRLGMQVPDLTPKQADMWQTRVSSHMGKGIGVTIGCILGMFPLLFLGDDEDESKKKEAHTNTTDS, from the exons ATGTTCAAGCTTTGTCTTCAGATAGCTCTACGACCCACCATCCCAACAAGAGCAGTGCTGGAAAGTGTCACGGTCAGAAAGGTTTTGAAGGTGTCCCACTTGCAAAGTTGTTGGATGGGAACGCTCGGACGCAACGAGCCGCGGGAACCCCTAAACTCTCCGAAAAGAGCGAAAGAATTCATCTACAGCCTTCACCCCAAAGAAAGAAAATGCTTGCTGAAAGAACTGCAGAGCTTTGAATCCATAGCTATAGCTCAAG ACTCTGAGGTGTCCAGCTGCACAAGCCAGTTGCGTGGCCAGAGTGAGACAcctgaaggagaagtggggttaCAGG AGACTCACGAGGCTTCACCGCTTACTCGAGCTCAGATCAAATACG TGCTTCTACACAATGCGATCCCCTTTATTGGTTTTGGCTTTCTGGACAATGCCATCATGATTGCAGCA GGAACCCAGATTGAGTTGTCTATAGGTGTCACCTTTGGATTATCTACCATGGCAG CTGCAGCTCTTGGGAACCTAGTGTCAGACCTGGCTGGACTTGG TCTTGCCGGATACGTGGAGGTCTTAGCCTCCAGGCTAGGGATGCAGGTTCCTGACCTCACACCCAAGCAGGCGGACATGTGGCAGACCAGGGTTAGCTCCCACATG GGAAAAGGCATTGGAGTCACAATCGGATGCATTCTCGGAATGTTCCCTCTGTTATTCCTAGGGGATGATGAGGATGAGAGCAAGAAAAAAGAAGCACACACCAACACCACAGACTCTTAA
- the rnf139 gene encoding E3 ubiquitin-protein ligase RNF139 isoform X1, with translation MASANVRIGQQALTVLDVAFRVPCIFIIDAIFNSYYDPGSGWAGTASKILIRVMGIVVSSVVLVLSQKALFKFYTLFFAVLLGVVAVLINYYAISHIDFYSAYYKAALGFRLVPRNGPTLWLGMAVVQLLFGMGYVVLLNIQSVFAALVVLDVMIPLWGLIIELPVDVRQLVAVASGLALALTTAVCLALKLKWFYYSCRYVYLLVRHMYRIYGLQLLVEDTWKRIRFPDVLRVFWLTRMTAQAIILVYVVKVVRHESGEHSYLTWDVFWDLFSNLIISGCDSTLTVLGMSAVISSIAHYLGLSILAFIGSTEEEDKRLGFVAPVLFFILALQTGLSGLDPEERLVRLSRNMCLLLTAILHFIHGMTDPVLMSLGASHVSSFRRHFPVLLVSLCLFVLPVVLSYTLWHRYALNTWLFAVTAFCVELCLKVVVSLTVYALFMVDGYYNVLWEKLDDYVYCVRSTGNVIEFVFGVIMFGNGAYTMMFEAGSKIRACMMCLHAYFNIYLQAKNGWKTFINRRTAVKKINSLPEVKGGQLRNIEDVCAICYQEFATSARITPCQHYFHALCLRKWLYIQDTCPMCHQKVYIEEEAQDRVPFNNNGYVAPGGDLDQFAEPGGAEAAAAAGGPEHENELLEDNDSIEYDEDEWGTENGETPIEEDYINDDTDSNGD, from the coding sequence GTATCGTGGTCTCCAGTGTGGTCCTGGTGTTGTCCCAGAAGGCCCTATTCAAGTTCTACACGCTATTCTTCGCTGTGCTCCTGGGAGTGGTGGCGGTTCTTATCAACTACTACGCCATATCTCACATAGACTTCTACAGCGCCTACTACAAAGCAGCGCTGGGCTTTAGACTCGTACCACGAAACGGGCCCACCCTGTGGTTGGGCATGGCCGTGGTGCAACTCCTTTTCGGCATGGGCTATGTGGTGCTGCTAAACATTCAGTCTGTGTTTGCTGCTCTTGTGGTCCTGGATGTTATGATTCCGCTGTGGGGGCTCATCATCGAGCTTCCCGTGGACGTACGGCAACTGGTAGCGGTGGCCTCGGgcctggctctggctctgaccACGGCTGTGTGCCTAGCCCTTAAGCTCAAGTGGTTCTACTACTCCTGCCGCTACGTCTACCTGCTGGTGCGCCACATGTACCGCATCTACGGGCTGCAGCTTCTGGTGGAGGACACCTGGAAGAGGATACGCTTCCCGGACGTGCTGCGTGTCTTCTGGCTCACACGCATGACAGCGCAGGCCATCATCCTGGTCTACGTAGTCAAGGTGGTGCGGCACGAGAGCGGTGAACACAGCTACCTGACGTGGGACGTCTTCTGGGACCTGTTCAGCAACCTTATCATCAGCGGCTGCGACTCTACACTGACCGTGTTGGGCATGAGTGCCGTCATCTCGTCCATCGCCCACTACCTGGGCCTCAGCATCCTGGCATTCATCGGCTCCACCGAGGAAGAGGACAAGCGGCTGGGCTTCGTGGCGCCCGTTCTTTTCTTCATCCTGGCCCTGCAAACGGGCCTGAGTGGTCTGGACCCTGAGGAACGGCTGGTGCGGCTCAGCCGCAACATGTGCCTTCTGCTGACTGCCATCCTCCACTTCATCCATGGCATGACGGACCCCGTGCTCATGTCGCTGGGTGCCTCGCACGTCTCCTCCTTCCGCCGCCACTTCCCGGTCCTGCTGGTATCGCTCTGCCTCTTCGTGCTGCCTGTTGTGCTCAGCTACACCCTGTGGCACCGCTACGCCCTCAACACCTGGCTGTTCGCCGTCACAGCCTTCTGCGTGGAGCTCTGCCTCAAGGTGGTGGTGTCGCTGACGGTCTACGCCCTGTTTATGGTGGATGGCTACTACAACGTGCTGTGGGAGAAGCTGGACGACTACGTCTACTGCGTGCGCTCCACAGGCAACGTCATCGAGTTTGTCTTTGGCGTCATCATGTTTGGAAACGGCGCCTACACCATGATGTTCGAGGCGGGCAGCAAGATCCGCGCCTGCATGATGTGCCTCCATGCCTACTTCAACATCTACCTGCAGGCCAAGAACGGCTGGAAGACCTTCATCAACCGCCGTACGGCTGTCAAGAAGATCAACTCCCTGCCGGAGGTGAAGGGTGGCCAGCTGCGCAACATCGAGGACGTCTGCGCCATATGCTACCAGGAGTTTGCCACGTCGGCACGTATCACGCCGTGCCAACACTACTTCCACGCACTCTGCCTCCGTAAGTGGCTCTACATCCAGGACACGTGTCCCATGTGCCACCAGAAGGTGTACATTGAGGAGGAGGCCCAGGACAGGGTGCCCTTCAACAACAACGGCTACGTGGCGCCAGGCGGGGACCTGGACCAGTTTGCAGAGCCCGGCGGGGCAGAGGCTGCAGCAGCCGCAGGTGGGCCTGAGCATGAGAATGAACTACTGGAGGATAATGATAGTATTGAGTATGACGAGGATGAGTGGGGGACAGAGAACGGTGAAACGCCCATAGAGGAAGACTATATTAATGATGACACAGACTCTAACGGGGACTGA
- the tmem65 gene encoding transmembrane protein 65 isoform X2, protein MLGISYKIALRPTIPTRAVLESVTVRKVLKVSHLQSCWMGTLGRNEPREPLNSPKRAKEFIYSLHPKERKCLLKELQSFESIAIAQDSEVSSCTSQLRGQSETPEGEVGLQETHEASPLTRAQIKYVLLHNAIPFIGFGFLDNAIMIAAGTQIELSIGVTFGLSTMAAAALGNLVSDLAGLGLAGYVEVLASRLGMQVPDLTPKQADMWQTRVSSHMGKGIGVTIGCILGMFPLLFLGDDEDESKKKEAHTNTTDS, encoded by the exons ATGTTGGGCATTAGCTACAAG ATAGCTCTACGACCCACCATCCCAACAAGAGCAGTGCTGGAAAGTGTCACGGTCAGAAAGGTTTTGAAGGTGTCCCACTTGCAAAGTTGTTGGATGGGAACGCTCGGACGCAACGAGCCGCGGGAACCCCTAAACTCTCCGAAAAGAGCGAAAGAATTCATCTACAGCCTTCACCCCAAAGAAAGAAAATGCTTGCTGAAAGAACTGCAGAGCTTTGAATCCATAGCTATAGCTCAAG ACTCTGAGGTGTCCAGCTGCACAAGCCAGTTGCGTGGCCAGAGTGAGACAcctgaaggagaagtggggttaCAGG AGACTCACGAGGCTTCACCGCTTACTCGAGCTCAGATCAAATACG TGCTTCTACACAATGCGATCCCCTTTATTGGTTTTGGCTTTCTGGACAATGCCATCATGATTGCAGCA GGAACCCAGATTGAGTTGTCTATAGGTGTCACCTTTGGATTATCTACCATGGCAG CTGCAGCTCTTGGGAACCTAGTGTCAGACCTGGCTGGACTTGG TCTTGCCGGATACGTGGAGGTCTTAGCCTCCAGGCTAGGGATGCAGGTTCCTGACCTCACACCCAAGCAGGCGGACATGTGGCAGACCAGGGTTAGCTCCCACATG GGAAAAGGCATTGGAGTCACAATCGGATGCATTCTCGGAATGTTCCCTCTGTTATTCCTAGGGGATGATGAGGATGAGAGCAAGAAAAAAGAAGCACACACCAACACCACAGACTCTTAA
- the tmem65 gene encoding transmembrane protein 65 isoform X3, protein MLGISYKIALRPTIPTRAVLESVTVRKVLKVSHLQSCWMGTLGRNEPREPLNSPKRAKEFIYSLHPKERKCLLKELQSFESIAIAQETHEASPLTRAQIKYVLLHNAIPFIGFGFLDNAIMIAAGTQIELSIGVTFGLSTMAAAALGNLVSDLAGLGLAGYVEVLASRLGMQVPDLTPKQADMWQTRVSSHMGKGIGVTIGCILGMFPLLFLGDDEDESKKKEAHTNTTDS, encoded by the exons ATGTTGGGCATTAGCTACAAG ATAGCTCTACGACCCACCATCCCAACAAGAGCAGTGCTGGAAAGTGTCACGGTCAGAAAGGTTTTGAAGGTGTCCCACTTGCAAAGTTGTTGGATGGGAACGCTCGGACGCAACGAGCCGCGGGAACCCCTAAACTCTCCGAAAAGAGCGAAAGAATTCATCTACAGCCTTCACCCCAAAGAAAGAAAATGCTTGCTGAAAGAACTGCAGAGCTTTGAATCCATAGCTATAGCTCAAG AGACTCACGAGGCTTCACCGCTTACTCGAGCTCAGATCAAATACG TGCTTCTACACAATGCGATCCCCTTTATTGGTTTTGGCTTTCTGGACAATGCCATCATGATTGCAGCA GGAACCCAGATTGAGTTGTCTATAGGTGTCACCTTTGGATTATCTACCATGGCAG CTGCAGCTCTTGGGAACCTAGTGTCAGACCTGGCTGGACTTGG TCTTGCCGGATACGTGGAGGTCTTAGCCTCCAGGCTAGGGATGCAGGTTCCTGACCTCACACCCAAGCAGGCGGACATGTGGCAGACCAGGGTTAGCTCCCACATG GGAAAAGGCATTGGAGTCACAATCGGATGCATTCTCGGAATGTTCCCTCTGTTATTCCTAGGGGATGATGAGGATGAGAGCAAGAAAAAAGAAGCACACACCAACACCACAGACTCTTAA